One window of Thiomicrorhabdus lithotrophica genomic DNA carries:
- a CDS encoding YigZ family protein, which produces MSYKEPVNQSCTEIEIKKSRFISYSQKVQSRKEAVEFIDKLREEYPDARHICWGYLIGDPKNSTNSGCNDDGEPSGTAGKPILAQINYSNIGNVVVAVVRYFGGIRLGAGGLVRAYRESAQSALLALETEEFIPQEEVIIELPFNEEGDIRRLISNLDGVLITSKYDSMVKINALLPSSKVTELEVSLGNMTAKIKQH; this is translated from the coding sequence ATGTCATACAAAGAACCAGTAAATCAATCCTGTACCGAAATAGAAATAAAGAAAAGTCGCTTTATCAGCTATTCACAAAAAGTCCAATCTCGAAAAGAAGCTGTTGAATTTATTGATAAGCTAAGAGAAGAATACCCTGACGCCCGCCACATTTGTTGGGGGTACTTAATTGGTGATCCAAAAAACTCAACCAACTCGGGATGCAATGATGATGGAGAACCTAGTGGAACGGCAGGGAAGCCTATATTAGCCCAAATAAATTACAGCAATATAGGTAACGTTGTTGTTGCTGTAGTCAGATATTTTGGTGGAATACGACTAGGGGCAGGAGGGCTTGTCAGAGCTTATCGAGAATCTGCTCAATCAGCTTTACTCGCTCTAGAAACTGAAGAATTTATTCCTCAAGAAGAAGTTATCATTGAATTACCGTTTAATGAGGAAGGTGACATCCGACGCTTAATTTCAAATCTTGATGGGGTTCTAATTACTTCAAAATACGATTCAATGGTAAAAATTAACGCCTTACTACCTAGTTCAAAAGTTACTGAACTTGAAGTATCTCTCGGCAATATGACCGCAAAGATTAAACAGCACTAA
- a CDS encoding integrase repeat-containing protein — MKHYSYEEAKTYLTDYWWFNPQEIVCFKQKYFELAKVDLRLPKDPVSFYRNDIEFFAFSSVFGEEHFTFEEAKKFCSEKYSNLSSHEDLQGFYASLRKDESRLPSAPYVAYREDWTNWAEFFNTQQLNVKSPYYSLDELKSLCIEKYKKQKDNPINLQKLFQSFKHEDEKIPKNPFLYYGKTGEWKSWQDLFGLEVPVWISYIEAKDFCVDMYQKEVQKPKNLAAYYLSLRETYREQITLPRHPESFYAKTNEWQSFKSLFDVK, encoded by the coding sequence GTGAAACATTATTCTTATGAAGAGGCAAAAACTTACCTGACTGATTATTGGTGGTTCAATCCCCAAGAAATTGTATGCTTCAAACAAAAGTATTTTGAACTTGCTAAAGTCGATTTAAGATTACCAAAAGATCCAGTTAGTTTTTATCGAAATGACATTGAATTTTTTGCGTTTTCTAGTGTTTTTGGGGAAGAGCACTTTACCTTTGAAGAGGCGAAAAAGTTTTGCTCTGAAAAATACTCAAACCTTTCTAGTCATGAAGACTTGCAAGGCTTTTATGCATCATTGCGAAAAGACGAGTCAAGACTTCCCTCCGCACCATATGTTGCTTATCGTGAAGATTGGACTAATTGGGCAGAATTTTTTAATACCCAACAACTTAATGTTAAGTCACCGTATTATTCACTAGATGAATTGAAATCCCTTTGCATTGAAAAGTACAAAAAGCAAAAAGATAACCCTATAAATTTGCAAAAATTGTTTCAGTCATTCAAGCATGAAGATGAAAAAATTCCCAAAAATCCATTTCTTTATTATGGAAAGACGGGTGAATGGAAAAGTTGGCAAGATTTATTTGGTTTAGAAGTACCCGTATGGATTAGCTATATAGAGGCAAAAGATTTTTGCGTCGATATGTACCAAAAAGAAGTTCAGAAACCTAAAAATCTAGCCGCCTACTACCTTTCTCTTAGAGAGACTTATCGGGAACAGATAACTTTGCCACGGCATCCAGAGTCATTTTATGCAAAAACAAACGAATGGCAGTCATTTAAGTCCTTATTTGACGTGAAGTAA